A region of uncultured Draconibacterium sp. DNA encodes the following proteins:
- the metK gene encoding methionine adenosyltransferase, with the protein MNYLFTSESVSEGHPDKVADQISDALLDQILAFDSNSKVAIETLVTTGQVVVAGEVKSQAYVDVQEVTRNVINQIGYTKAAYRFDGDSCGVLTAIHEQSDDINRGVDREEKTEQGAGDQGMMFGYACKDTENYMPLTLDLSHKILQELAVIRREGKVMTYLRPDSKSQVTVEYNDSNEPVKVHTIVVSTQHDEFDADEPMLAKIKDDVINILIPRVKAQLSEEVQDLFGNDIIYHVNPTGKFVIGGPHGDTGLTGRKIIVDTYGGRGAHGGGAFSGKDPSKVDRSAAYASRHIAKNLVAAGVADEILVQLAYAIGVAQPVGVFVNSYGRSNVGITDGEIAEKVKAIFDLRPAAIEERLKLRNPIYLESAAYGHMGREPKTITKTFESPYSGKVTKELELFTWEKLDFVDTIKETFGL; encoded by the coding sequence ATGAATTATTTATTTACAAGCGAATCAGTATCGGAAGGCCACCCGGATAAGGTAGCCGACCAGATTTCAGATGCATTACTCGACCAGATTCTGGCTTTTGATTCGAACTCGAAAGTAGCCATTGAAACACTGGTTACAACCGGACAGGTAGTTGTTGCCGGCGAGGTAAAATCGCAGGCCTATGTTGATGTGCAGGAAGTTACGCGAAACGTAATTAACCAGATTGGTTATACCAAAGCGGCCTACCGTTTTGATGGCGATTCGTGTGGTGTTTTAACTGCCATTCACGAACAAAGTGATGACATTAACCGCGGTGTTGACCGTGAAGAAAAAACCGAACAAGGTGCGGGCGACCAGGGAATGATGTTTGGATATGCCTGCAAAGACACTGAAAACTATATGCCGTTAACGCTCGATCTGTCGCACAAAATTTTGCAGGAGCTTGCAGTTATCCGTCGCGAAGGTAAGGTGATGACTTATTTGCGCCCGGACTCAAAATCGCAGGTAACTGTTGAGTACAACGACTCGAATGAGCCCGTGAAAGTGCATACCATTGTGGTATCGACACAACACGATGAGTTTGATGCCGACGAGCCCATGCTGGCAAAAATTAAGGATGATGTGATCAACATTCTTATTCCACGCGTAAAAGCGCAATTGTCGGAAGAAGTGCAGGATTTATTTGGCAACGACATTATTTACCACGTAAACCCAACCGGTAAATTTGTTATAGGCGGGCCACACGGCGATACCGGATTAACCGGACGAAAAATTATCGTTGACACCTACGGCGGCCGCGGAGCTCATGGCGGTGGTGCTTTCTCGGGAAAAGATCCGTCGAAAGTTGACCGCTCGGCTGCTTATGCATCGCGCCACATTGCCAAAAACCTGGTGGCAGCAGGTGTTGCCGACGAAATTTTGGTACAACTGGCTTATGCCATTGGTGTTGCCCAGCCGGTGGGTGTTTTTGTAAATAGCTACGGCCGTTCGAATGTAGGTATTACCGACGGAGAAATTGCAGAAAAAGTAAAAGCTATTTTCGATCTTCGCCCGGCAGCTATTGAAGAACGCCTGAAACTGCGTAACCCGATTTATTTGGAGTCGGCAGCTTATGGTCACATGGGCCGCGAGCCAAAAACCATTACAAAAACTTTCGAGTCGCCATATAGTGGTAAGGTTACCAAAGAGTTGGAACTCTTTACCTGGGAAAAACTCGACTTTGTTGACACGATTAAAGAGACTTTCGGACTCTAG